In one Lycium barbarum isolate Lr01 chromosome 7, ASM1917538v2, whole genome shotgun sequence genomic region, the following are encoded:
- the LOC132602428 gene encoding subtilisin-like protease SBT2.4, protein MMASIRELYFVFMKYDPEYERLKSNRTKKGISQELDVYLCKKHDELLENTLEPGSYNKTMSLVIVDGFAVEITDDQANVLRSAKDVRVVEKNQELA, encoded by the exons aTGATGGCAAGTATAAGAGAACTTTACTTTGTTTTCATGAAATATGATCCAGAATATGAGCGCCTTAAATCCAACAG AACGAAGAAGGGAATTAGCCAAGAGCTTGATGTGTACTTGTGCAAGAAGCATGATGAGTTGTTAGAAAATACCCTTGAGCCAGGCAGCTACAACAAGACAATGTCCTTAGTTATCGTTGATGGCTTTGCTGTAGAAATCACCGATGATCAG GCTAATGTGCTTCGATCTGCAAAAGACGTGAGGGTTGTGGAGAAAAACCAAGAATTGGCATAA
- the LOC132602429 gene encoding uncharacterized protein LOC132602429 — MLFADDIVLIDETRSGFNAKLEDWRQTMESKGFKLSRTKTEYLECKFSEAPQEAGLEVRLGTQVIQKKSSFKYLGSIMQGSGEIDDDVTHCIVAGWMKWRLASGVLCDKKVPPQLKGKFYKVVVRPTMLYGAECWPVKISHVQKMKVAEMRMLRWMCGHTRSERIKNEDIRDKVGVASVEDKMREARLRWFGHVKRRDTDAPVRRCERLAMDGFRRGRGRPKKYWGEVIRHDMAQLQLTEDMTLDRRVWRTHIRVEG, encoded by the coding sequence atgcttttcgcggatgacatagtcctgatcgatgagactcgtagtgGATTTaatgctaagctggaggattggagacaaactatggagtctaaagggtttaagctgagtaggaccaagacagagtacttagagtgtaagtttagtgaagcacctcaggaggctggcttggaagtgaggcttggtacccaagtcatccagaagaaaagtagtttcaagtatcttgggtctattatgcaaggcagcggggagattgacgatgatgtcacacattgtATTgtggcagggtggatgaaatggaggcttgcttccggagtgctatgtgacaagaaggtgccaccacaacttaagggaaagttctacaaagtggtggttagaccgactatgttgtatggggcggagtgttggccagttaagatttctcacgttcaaaagatgaaagttgctgagatgagaatgttgagatggatgtgtggccacaccaggagtgaaaGGATtaagaatgaggatattcgggacaaggtgggagtggcctcggtggaagacaagatgcgagaagcgagattgagatggtttgggcatgtgaagaggagagacacggatgccccagtgcggaggtgtgagaggttggccatggatggtttcagacgaggtaggggtaggccaaagaagtattggggagaggtaattagacacgacatggcgcagttacagcttaccgaggacatgaccttagataggagggtttggaggacccacattagggtagaaggctag